The Primulina huaijiensis isolate GDHJ02 chromosome 10, ASM1229523v2, whole genome shotgun sequence region TCGACGGTAAAGCTACTCtgtaagctagtgtcccaactctcttTAGGATCTCGAATGATCCTATGAACCTAAGgctgagcttgcccttcttcccgAATCTTATCATACCCTTCATAGATGCGAATTTCATGAATACATGATCCCCAAGTGCAAACTCAAGGTCCCTACACCGAtggtctgcataactcttctgtcggctTCTTGAGGTCTTCATCATGTCTCTAATCTTGACCACTAACTCTACAATTTGACTGACAATATCTGGCCTCAATTCTGCTCTCTCttctacctcatcccaatacacTGGTGACCTATACTTCCTCTCATATAGTGCCTCATATGGAGCTATACCAATGGATtcctgatagctgttgttgtacgtgaactccAAGAGAGGTAACTTTGGCTCCCAGCTGCCCTAGAAGTCGATCACGCAAGCTCTGAGTAGGTCctccaatatctgaatcaccctctctgactgacaatcggtctgaggatggaagACAGTACTGAATAGCAGCTTAGTACCCAATAcctgatgcagactcttccagaatgcagacgtgaacctcggatccctgtctgacacgaAGTATattggaatcccatgcagtctgactatctcaCACATAAATAAGTAACTTGACTCAAATATACTGCTGTAGAAAGATTCATATCCATTATTGAGGAGTATTCACAATTTGAAATTGTCAATAAAGTGTGATCTTCTCCATTGGTTTGGTGCTTATCATCGAACCAATCCAACGCACGTTCATCGAGATCCCTCATTTCTTTCATCTTTCTTCCAAAATCATTGACCTTTGTGGCCATAGCACAATTCCATAAAGTGCATTTAAAGGCTTGACCTCGAAACccaacattttttaaattagaaTGAAGGAGTCTTAACACAAAATATGATCAACATCAGGAAAAACTTCATTGAAGACATGTATTAACCCCTTCtatttatttgacataaatGTCCACTGGTAATACTTCTCGATGTTCAAATCCATCTTTAAGTAAAGTAAGATCAGTAACAAGTATCTCTTGACTTGTTATTCACAGCAACAAAGGCAATAGGTAAATTGTTGTTGGTATGATCAACATCTACAACAGACAATAATACTTCCCCATATGGACCTTTGATATAACATCCATCTACTTCAATGAAAGGCCTACAACATGCTCGAAAACAAACTTTTAATGCCTACAAAAAAAGTAAAACCTGTCAAACTGATTATCACCAGTTGAGTCATCTGTGCCTATTAAAATTGTACTCTTCAGGTTGGTTCTTTTTATCTCTTCTGTAAACTTCCAAAGAAACAAGTATTGATCATGTTTTGCACCTTCAAATAATAACATAGTTTTATTATTAGCCTTATAATCTTGCagtttcaaaacatatcatctTATTTCCTCCATTACATAAATCCCAAACCCTTTCACGTTTATCTTAGGATCAGATTtgaattttcttgaatatttcaGACACTCGGCCAGACTTTAAATTTTTCACACGAAAATATGGTGTACATGTGTGTTTAGACTCACACACACTACCCCACCCAATCCCCCATCTGATTCAAATTCATTCACAAACCACTCACTTTCACCTTCAATATGTTCATTTAAAAGTTGGTCATCTTCACAATATTCATCTCCATAAAAACTTTCATCAATATCATTTTCGTCAGCACTTTCGCCCTGCTCATTTCCAAAATCATCAGAGTTTACCATTTCCCTATCTTTCTCATCTTCATTTGTCTGATATGCaatataagaataataataCACCGATTAGGGTTAAAAAGCATCAAATTAAGAATACAAGTAAAAGTGGCAGACAACTAGAATTTGAAAGTGAAAAAAGATGACAAATTTGTAAATCTATTTGGATTGGTCAAAGGGATGGATAACCATCATTTACAAAAACAAATGTCGGGTTAAGCCTGCATGAATGAGAATAATACTGGAACGGGTGACGTTCTGAGAAGTTCTCATTGTCGCTTGATCTGGTTCGGTAGGTGGCTGTAAAAAAATGATGTCAGATCTTAACGAATAATACTGTCTTCACTGGGACAGGTCCTACTGTAGGGAAAAAAATAAGACTGATATCTAAGGATATGATACAATACCAACAAATAGACACGCATCTCCGTAGACTCATGGGCCTAACAGTCGGACCCATTAGCATCCAAGCAGATGCACTCTGTGCTGTCATGAgtataatgaaataaagttgCACCTTGACTAAGAGCTATAACTTTTAACCTAGTGGTAAGCGTTTGATACTAAAAATTAATATCAGATTGAGGTCACGATTTCAAGTCTTTCAAATATACTTCTTGGAAGAGAATGTTGGGTTAAACTTACATGAGTGAAAGTAGTTCTGAGATGGATGACCTCCTGGAAAGTTCTCGTGCGCCAAGCTGCTGACGTTGCATCGCTTGATTTGGTTGGTTAGGTGGTTTGTAACATATTGAATTCTGATCTTAATGAGTAATACTATCTCTGCTGAGGATATGACCAATAGTAGAAAATTGGTAAAACTTATATTTAAGGGATATGAGACAGCACCAATGGATAGAGATGCACCTCCCTGAACTCATGAGCCTAAAAACCCGACCCATTAGAACTCAAGTAGGTGCACTCTTTGCTgccaaaattaaaatgaaataaagttGCGTTTTGGCTAACAGCTATAACTTTGATATAATGATAAACGCTtgatcaaaaaaaaatttcatttttaaataagTAGACCCACCAAACTTCCATTGtatattttttgagaatatAACACTCTCACGAACCAAAATATGTCATATGCCGAAAATCTTGAAGTATACAGAGCCACCAAACTTGCAgtacaaacaaaacaaacaaattttGTTCATGGGTAAAAAGGTTGCCCTGTTGTACTGTCGTTCATTGTCTAGGGTTTTTTGGAGATTAATTATGGGATTGGAGGTTGTTGCTATAGGTAGAATCAGACATGCTTATCGGTTCCATCGAACCGGTTTCGGACCGGTTCTTATCGGTTCTGGTTCTGTTGAGTTCGGAACCGGTTTCGAATCAGTTCTGGTTCCAATTTGAAATCCTTGGAACCAATCCACACCTAAGACCGGTTCGGTCTTTAATAAACCGGTTCCGGTTCGCATCGGACCGATTCCGAaccctaatttattatattttaatatataattaaattaataatattaatggacaatttttttatttagtattttcgtTGCAAATAATTgtgattacataaaaaaaactattacaaaataacttaaacatttatttttataattgaacatttaaaattcatcacggtttattaaaatatattttgaatactcTGGATCTTCGTCGGAGCTTGAgctt contains the following coding sequences:
- the LOC140986631 gene encoding uncharacterized protein gives rise to the protein MATKVNDFGRKMKEMRDLDERALDWFDDKHQTNGEDHTLLTISNCEYSSIMDMNLSTAGSWEPKLPLLEFTYNNSYQESIGIAPYEALYERKYRSPVYWDEVEERAELRPDIVSQIVELVVKIRDMMKTSRSRQKSYADHRCRDLEFALGDHVFMKFASMKGMIRFGKKGKLSLRFIGSFEILKRVGTLAYRVALPSNLAEVHDVFNVSMLRKYMSNPSHVMNYEPLQLTSNLSFEERPTQILDRQEMRLRNKDVIHTVKVKKFELRNLTPRLCGARSTQRPCV